From one Acidibrevibacterium fodinaquatile genomic stretch:
- the cobW gene encoding cobalamin biosynthesis protein CobW: MRSANVTNSGSGKIPATIITGFLGAGKTTLVRHTLEHAGGRRIAVIVNEFGALGIDGDLLKSCGIPGCAEDSIVELANGCLCCTVAEDFLPTMAALLDRAEPPEHILIETSGLALPKPLIKAFNWPDVRARMTVDGVIAVLDAPAVAAGRFADDPAALAAQRAADPALDHDNPLAEVFEDQINAADLVLLNKADLLDPVALSALAADISTKIPRAVKILSITQGKIDPGILLGLAAQAEDDLAARPSHHDAVDGAHEHDDFESFVLDLPETAEPEPLVARLRLLAEQHDILRVKGFLAPPDRALRCVIQGVGARFQHYFDRPWRADEPRRARLVVIGERGLDRAAISAALTR, translated from the coding sequence ATGCGATCTGCCAATGTCACCAATTCAGGGTCGGGCAAAATCCCCGCGACCATCATCACCGGTTTTCTCGGCGCCGGCAAAACCACTTTGGTGCGCCATACGCTCGAACATGCGGGCGGGCGGCGCATCGCGGTCATCGTCAATGAATTCGGGGCGCTCGGCATCGACGGGGACTTGCTGAAAAGCTGTGGCATTCCCGGCTGTGCCGAGGATAGCATCGTCGAACTCGCCAATGGCTGCCTGTGCTGCACCGTCGCCGAGGATTTTCTGCCGACCATGGCCGCCCTCCTCGATCGCGCCGAGCCGCCCGAGCATATCCTGATCGAAACTTCGGGCCTCGCGCTGCCGAAACCGCTGATCAAGGCGTTCAACTGGCCAGACGTGCGCGCGCGCATGACGGTCGATGGCGTGATCGCGGTGCTCGATGCGCCGGCGGTGGCGGCAGGACGGTTCGCCGACGATCCAGCGGCGCTCGCCGCTCAACGCGCCGCCGATCCGGCGCTCGATCACGACAACCCGCTCGCCGAAGTGTTCGAGGACCAGATCAACGCCGCCGATCTCGTGCTCCTCAATAAGGCCGATCTCCTCGATCCGGTGGCGCTTTCGGCCCTGGCCGCGGACATTTCCACGAAAATTCCACGCGCGGTGAAAATTCTCAGCATCACGCAGGGAAAAATCGATCCCGGCATTCTGCTCGGGCTCGCAGCCCAGGCCGAGGACGATCTCGCGGCGCGCCCGTCCCATCACGATGCTGTCGATGGTGCGCACGAGCATGATGATTTCGAGAGTTTCGTCCTCGATCTTCCCGAAACCGCCGAACCGGAGCCCCTGGTCGCGCGGCTCCGCCTGCTCGCCGAGCAGCACGACATTCTCCGCGTCAAGGGCTTTCTCGCGCCACCCGATAGGGCGTTGCGCTGCGTGATCCAAGGCGTCGGGGCGCGGTTTCAGCATTATTTCGATCGCCCATGGCGCGCCGATGAGCCGCGCCGCGCGCGCCTCGTGGTGATTGGCGAGCGTGGTCTCGATCGCGCCGCGATCAGCGCCGCACTGACGCGCTGA
- a CDS encoding cobyric acid synthase, translating to MTARALMFQGTGSSVGKSLIVAGLCRAFARRGLRVAPFKPQNMSNNAAVTPEGGEIGRAQALQARAAGIAPSVHMNPVLLKPQSEIGAQIVLRGHVVGAAPARAWQARKREFLPAVMESFATLGAAHDLVLVEGAGSAAEVNLRENDIANMGFARAAGLPVVLIGDIDRGGVIASVIGTKTVLAAEDEALIKGFIINRMRGDASLFADGMDFIAARTGWAALGLVPFFAQARHLPAEDAADLAPSAATAGRLRLVVPLLPHIANFDDLDPLFAEADIALTLAPRGAPLPPADVILLPGSKATRADLAALRAEGWDIDLLAHHRQGGALIGICGGFQMLGEDIADPDGIEGEAGHSPGLGLLAFRTVLGRAKRLAEVAGVNLLDQTPVRGYEMHLGESFGPALAHPLHRLADGRAEGAASLERRVFGTYLHGMFADDAARAGWLARFGAASRLPSFDHLIETTLDALADHLARHIDLAALLSLAR from the coding sequence ATGACAGCGCGCGCGCTGATGTTCCAAGGCACCGGCTCGAGTGTCGGCAAATCGCTGATCGTCGCCGGGCTTTGTCGTGCGTTTGCGCGGCGCGGGCTCCGTGTCGCGCCGTTCAAGCCGCAGAATATGTCGAACAACGCCGCGGTGACGCCGGAGGGCGGCGAGATCGGGCGGGCGCAGGCGCTGCAGGCGCGGGCTGCGGGAATCGCGCCGAGCGTGCATATGAACCCGGTGCTGCTCAAGCCGCAAAGCGAGATCGGGGCGCAGATCGTGCTGCGCGGCCACGTGGTCGGGGCGGCGCCGGCGCGCGCCTGGCAGGCGAGAAAACGTGAATTTCTGCCGGCAGTCATGGAAAGTTTCGCGACCCTCGGCGCGGCGCATGATCTGGTTCTGGTCGAAGGCGCAGGCAGTGCCGCCGAGGTCAATCTCCGCGAAAACGACATCGCCAATATGGGATTTGCGCGCGCCGCTGGGCTTCCCGTGGTGCTGATCGGCGATATCGACCGCGGCGGCGTGATCGCGAGCGTGATCGGCACCAAAACCGTGCTCGCGGCGGAAGATGAAGCGCTGATCAAGGGGTTTATCATCAACCGGATGCGCGGCGATGCCTCGCTGTTCGCTGATGGCATGGATTTCATCGCCGCCCGCACCGGCTGGGCCGCGCTCGGCCTCGTGCCGTTTTTTGCGCAAGCGCGCCATCTGCCGGCGGAAGATGCCGCCGATCTCGCCCCGAGCGCGGCCACCGCGGGGCGGCTTCGCCTCGTCGTGCCGCTTTTGCCCCATATTGCGAATTTCGACGATCTCGACCCGCTTTTTGCCGAGGCCGACATCGCGTTGACGCTCGCGCCGCGCGGTGCGCCATTGCCGCCCGCTGATGTCATTCTTCTCCCCGGCTCGAAAGCGACGCGCGCCGATCTCGCGGCGTTGCGCGCCGAAGGGTGGGACATCGATCTTCTCGCCCATCATCGCCAGGGCGGCGCGCTGATCGGGATTTGTGGCGGGTTTCAGATGCTTGGCGAGGACATCGCAGATCCTGACGGGATCGAGGGCGAGGCCGGCCACTCGCCCGGTCTCGGCCTGCTCGCCTTCCGTACCGTTCTCGGGCGAGCAAAACGTCTCGCGGAAGTGGCCGGCGTCAATCTCCTCGATCAAACCCCGGTGCGCGGCTATGAGATGCATCTCGGCGAGAGTTTCGGCCCCGCCCTCGCCCATCCTCTGCATCGCCTCGCCGATGGCCGCGCGGAGGGGGCTGCTTCCCTCGAGCGCCGGGTTTTCGGCACCTATCTGCACGGGATGTTCGCCGATGATGCCGCCCGCGCCGGCTGGCTCGCGCGCTTTGGCGCCGCGTCACGGCTGCCCTCCTTCGACCACCTGATTGAGACGACGCTCGATGCCCTGGCCGATCATCTCGCCCGCCATATCGATCTCGCGGCCCTCCTCAGCCTCGCGCGATGA
- the cobN gene encoding cobaltochelatase subunit CobN has product MHLLVRETRALDEDEAAIDLGQTPADMVFLSFAASDLAAAARAWARLRAGWQEAAAPRLRLANLRQLRHPMSVDLYLENVAANARVIIVRLLGGLDYWRYGVEELATLCRARGIALALLAGDQREDAELAALSTVTAAALARLDRFFREGGVDNVAGALGLAAHLGGFCEDSGAPVVAMPSCGEYALIMPDATRQSAWAEAAIVFYRAHLLAGDIAPIEALAAALARAGVAARLLFVDSLKEATARAFIAETLAATRPGIVLAATGFAARGGDGTPSPLEAADAPILQLVLAGGSREDWEKSRRGLAPADLAMQVVLPELDGRLLAGAISFKAPASPASDCEFVPEQHAPDPGGINRAADLAIGWLRLATTPRAERRLAIVLADYPTLVGGRAHAVGLDTLGSLAAICDLLGAGGYTIAPFAREALAGSLCDAEPTPILSLAEYHALFAELPVAARERITAAWGAPEADPACVGGHFTLRHLRLGNILAVIEPDRGEAGRRKETYHDPDLPPRHGYVAFHLWLRHRERIHALVPLGAHGMLEWLPGKAVALHEACFPALFVRGLPVIYPFIVNNPGEAAAAKRRLGALTLGHLTPPLMRAGLHGEAAALERLIDDYAAASGLDRERARHLRREILARARSSGLAAEAGCEDSAREDELLAKLDAYLCDVKDRLIGDGLHVFARAPAQRGALLAALREAAPTVGEAEIAARLDASAPNEARNFLAALDGRFIPPGPAGAPSRGRVDVLPTGRNIISLDPRAIPTRAAVALAEKHAASLLEDHLRRHGAWPKRLVIDLWGSATMRTGGEAFALALVLLGARPLWDAGSHRVNGIAVLALAELDRPRIDVTLRISGLFRDAFATQIALFDDAVTMIAARDEDAAWNPLAARARQGEAVRRIYGPAPGVYGLALGDLGDPETGSAEFGRTYLAQSAFAYGTGQDGLADQAGLAARIAGADAYFHIADHNEHDVLADDEIAAHAGGFAAAAALLGASPALHYARPAAGGLRVATLAEEIAQVTRARAANPRWIAGQMRHGYRGAAEIARAISPLSLFAMTLPSRFDRQFDLLFAATLGNPDVDAFLAAANGEARRALAARFAAMRARDLWRSRRNDVGEILSGILEP; this is encoded by the coding sequence ATGCATCTCCTGGTCCGCGAGACGCGCGCGCTCGATGAAGACGAAGCGGCGATCGATCTCGGCCAGACCCCGGCCGACATGGTATTTCTCTCGTTTGCCGCAAGCGACCTCGCCGCCGCCGCACGCGCTTGGGCGCGGTTGCGGGCGGGATGGCAGGAGGCGGCGGCGCCGCGCCTTCGCCTTGCCAATCTGCGACAACTCCGGCATCCGATGTCGGTCGATCTCTATCTCGAAAACGTCGCCGCAAACGCGCGTGTCATCATCGTTCGTCTGCTCGGCGGCCTCGATTACTGGCGCTATGGCGTGGAGGAACTCGCCACCCTCTGCCGCGCGCGCGGTATCGCACTCGCGCTGCTCGCCGGCGATCAGCGCGAGGATGCGGAACTCGCGGCCCTTTCCACCGTGACGGCGGCGGCGCTTGCGCGGCTTGATCGCTTCTTTCGCGAAGGCGGCGTTGACAACGTTGCCGGCGCTCTCGGGCTCGCCGCCCATCTCGGTGGTTTCTGCGAGGATAGCGGCGCGCCGGTCGTGGCGATGCCGTCTTGCGGCGAATACGCGCTGATCATGCCGGACGCAACGCGGCAAAGTGCGTGGGCAGAGGCGGCGATCGTCTTTTACCGCGCCCATCTTCTCGCCGGTGATATCGCGCCGATCGAGGCTTTGGCCGCGGCGCTTGCGCGCGCCGGCGTTGCCGCGCGGCTGCTCTTTGTCGATTCGTTGAAGGAGGCGACGGCAAGGGCCTTTATCGCCGAAACCCTTGCCGCGACGCGCCCTGGAATCGTGCTTGCGGCGACCGGGTTTGCCGCGCGCGGCGGGGATGGAACGCCCTCGCCGCTGGAGGCGGCGGACGCGCCGATTTTGCAACTCGTGCTCGCCGGCGGATCACGCGAGGATTGGGAAAAATCGCGGCGCGGCCTCGCACCCGCCGATCTTGCGATGCAGGTGGTGCTGCCTGAACTCGATGGCCGCCTGCTCGCCGGTGCGATCTCTTTCAAAGCGCCGGCAAGCCCAGCCAGCGATTGCGAATTCGTGCCCGAGCAGCACGCGCCCGATCCCGGCGGGATCAACCGCGCTGCGGACCTTGCGATCGGCTGGCTGCGGCTTGCCACGACACCGCGCGCCGAGCGGCGGCTTGCGATCGTGCTCGCCGATTATCCGACCCTCGTTGGTGGGCGCGCGCATGCTGTCGGGCTCGATACTTTGGGCAGTCTCGCGGCAATATGCGATCTCCTTGGCGCCGGCGGCTACACCATCGCACCCTTCGCGCGCGAAGCCTTGGCGGGATCGCTGTGTGACGCCGAGCCGACGCCTATCCTCTCGCTTGCAGAGTATCACGCGCTCTTTGCCGAATTGCCGGTGGCGGCGCGCGAGCGGATCACCGCTGCTTGGGGCGCGCCGGAGGCGGATCCCGCTTGCGTTGGCGGGCATTTCACGCTGCGCCATCTTCGTCTCGGCAATATCCTTGCCGTGATCGAGCCCGATCGGGGTGAGGCCGGAAGGCGCAAGGAAACCTATCACGATCCCGATCTGCCGCCGCGCCATGGCTATGTCGCGTTTCATCTCTGGCTCCGCCATCGCGAGCGCATCCATGCGCTTGTTCCGCTCGGCGCGCACGGCATGCTGGAATGGCTGCCGGGCAAGGCGGTGGCGCTGCATGAGGCGTGTTTTCCAGCACTGTTCGTGCGCGGCCTTCCGGTGATTTATCCTTTCATCGTCAACAATCCCGGCGAGGCGGCGGCGGCGAAGCGGCGGCTCGGCGCACTCACGCTCGGCCATCTGACGCCGCCCTTGATGCGCGCCGGCTTGCATGGTGAAGCCGCCGCGCTCGAACGCCTGATCGATGATTATGCGGCGGCGTCAGGGCTCGATCGAGAGCGCGCGCGCCATCTTCGCCGCGAGATTCTCGCGCGCGCGCGCTCATCGGGCCTTGCCGCCGAAGCCGGGTGCGAGGATAGCGCGCGCGAGGACGAACTGCTTGCCAAACTCGATGCCTATCTCTGCGATGTCAAGGATCGCTTGATCGGCGATGGGTTGCATGTGTTTGCGCGCGCGCCGGCGCAACGGGGCGCCTTGTTGGCGGCGCTGCGCGAGGCGGCGCCGACGGTCGGCGAAGCGGAGATCGCTGCCCGCCTCGATGCCTCGGCGCCGAATGAAGCGCGGAACTTTCTCGCCGCCCTCGATGGCCGCTTCATTCCGCCCGGCCCGGCGGGAGCCCCCTCGCGCGGGCGGGTCGATGTGTTGCCGACCGGGCGCAATATCATCAGCCTCGATCCGCGCGCCATCCCCACGCGCGCCGCCGTCGCGCTCGCCGAGAAACATGCCGCCTCTTTGCTCGAGGACCATCTGCGCCGGCATGGCGCCTGGCCCAAGCGGCTGGTGATCGATCTCTGGGGAAGTGCGACGATGCGGACCGGCGGCGAGGCCTTCGCGCTCGCCCTGGTGCTGCTCGGGGCGCGGCCGCTTTGGGACGCGGGCTCGCACCGCGTCAATGGTATCGCGGTGCTCGCGCTCGCCGAACTCGACCGGCCGCGCATCGATGTGACACTGCGCATTTCCGGCCTGTTCCGCGATGCCTTTGCCACCCAAATCGCGTTGTTCGATGATGCCGTCACGATGATCGCGGCGCGCGACGAAGACGCGGCATGGAACCCGCTGGCTGCGCGCGCGCGGCAAGGCGAGGCGGTGCGCCGGATCTATGGCCCGGCGCCTGGCGTCTATGGCCTCGCGCTCGGCGATTTGGGTGATCCCGAGACGGGATCGGCGGAGTTCGGCCGCACCTATCTCGCGCAATCGGCGTTCGCCTATGGCACGGGGCAGGACGGGCTTGCCGATCAAGCGGGATTGGCGGCCCGGATTGCCGGCGCCGACGCCTATTTCCATATCGCCGATCATAATGAACATGATGTCCTCGCCGATGACGAAATCGCCGCCCACGCCGGCGGCTTTGCCGCGGCGGCGGCGCTGCTTGGCGCGAGCCCCGCGCTCCATTACGCGCGCCCCGCGGCCGGCGGCTTGCGTGTTGCGACCTTGGCCGAGGAGATCGCGCAGGTGACGCGCGCGCGCGCCGCCAACCCGCGCTGGATCGCCGGACAAATGCGCCACGGCTATCGCGGGGCCGCCGAAATCGCGCGCGCGATCTCGCCGCTTTCGCTCTTTGCCATGACTTTGCCATCGCGTTTCGATCGCCAGTTCGATCTCTTGTTTGCGGCAACCCTTGGCAACCCCGACGTCGATGCGTTTCTCGCCGCAGCCAATGGGGAGGCGCGCCGGGCGCTCGCCGCGCGCTTTGCCGCGATGCGCGCGCGTGATCTCTGGCGCTCGCGGCGCAACGATGTCGGCGAAATCCTTTCTGGCATTCTCGAACCATGA
- the cobJ gene encoding precorrin-3B C(17)-methyltransferase translates to MSGRVFVIGIGPAGDAMMTAEAKDALAQASDVLGYAPYLARLAEIPGQCRHPSDNRVERARAEQALALAAAGKPVALVSGGDAGVFGMAATVFEAMEAGDPAWRALDVAVIPGITAMLAASARLGAPLGHDFCALSLSDNLKPWALIEKRLRAAADADFVIALYNPISRARPWQLGAAFAILRETIPPETPVAFARAIGRADERITLFSLASADPARADMATLVIIGARASRLIARPGARPWFYTPRFAS, encoded by the coding sequence ATGAGCGGGCGGGTTTTCGTCATCGGGATCGGGCCGGCGGGTGACGCGATGATGACGGCGGAGGCGAAAGACGCGCTGGCGCAAGCGAGCGATGTTCTCGGCTATGCCCCCTATCTCGCGCGCCTTGCCGAAATCCCGGGTCAATGTCGGCATCCGTCCGATAACCGCGTCGAACGCGCGCGCGCCGAGCAGGCGCTGGCGCTGGCCGCGGCGGGCAAACCGGTCGCCCTGGTCTCAGGCGGTGATGCCGGCGTTTTCGGCATGGCGGCGACGGTGTTCGAGGCGATGGAAGCAGGTGATCCCGCGTGGCGGGCGCTCGATGTCGCTGTCATCCCCGGGATCACCGCGATGCTGGCCGCGAGTGCCCGGCTCGGCGCGCCGCTCGGGCATGATTTCTGCGCGCTCTCGCTCTCGGACAACCTCAAGCCCTGGGCCTTGATCGAAAAGCGCTTGCGGGCGGCGGCGGACGCGGATTTCGTCATCGCGCTCTATAACCCAATCTCGCGCGCACGGCCCTGGCAGCTCGGCGCGGCGTTCGCGATTTTGCGCGAGACGATCCCGCCCGAAACACCGGTCGCCTTCGCGCGCGCGATCGGGCGCGCCGATGAGCGGATCACGCTGTTTTCGCTCGCGAGCGCCGATCCCGCGCGTGCCGACATGGCAACATTGGTCATCATCGGCGCGCGGGCGAGCCGGTTGATCGCGCGTCCCGGCGCACGCCCGTGGTTTTACACGCCGCGTTTTGCGTCATGA
- a CDS encoding cobalt-precorrin-6A reductase: MSILILGGTGEAMALARALAPDSRFAPLLSLAGRTKNPAPPPIPWRCGGFGGAAGLAAFLATHQFAAMIDATHPFALQISANARKAAAIAGVPLLTLTRPPWIAKPGERWTIVRDLAAAAQALGPKRRRVFLTIGRQDLLPFRAAPWHHYLIRSVDPPDPAFLPPDCDIISARGPFSEDDERALLASRAIEILVSKNSGGAMRAKLDAAQALAIPVVMIARPPPPASGPVVTDRDGALAWLGRLHDAKRGV, from the coding sequence ATGAGCATACTCATTCTCGGCGGCACCGGGGAGGCTATGGCACTCGCCCGGGCGCTCGCGCCGGATTCGCGTTTCGCGCCCCTGCTCTCGCTCGCCGGCCGGACGAAAAACCCAGCGCCGCCGCCGATCCCCTGGCGCTGCGGCGGGTTCGGTGGCGCTGCCGGTCTCGCCGCCTTTCTCGCAACGCACCAATTCGCCGCCATGATCGATGCAACGCACCCGTTTGCGTTGCAGATTTCGGCCAACGCGCGCAAGGCGGCGGCCATCGCGGGGGTGCCGCTCCTTACCCTCACCCGCCCGCCTTGGATCGCCAAACCCGGTGAGCGCTGGACCATCGTCCGCGACCTCGCCGCCGCGGCACAGGCGCTTGGGCCAAAGCGGCGGCGTGTTTTTCTCACCATCGGCCGCCAGGATCTCCTGCCCTTCCGCGCCGCCCCCTGGCATCATTACCTGATCCGCAGCGTCGATCCGCCCGATCCCGCCTTCCTCCCGCCCGATTGTGACATCATCAGTGCGCGCGGGCCATTTTCGGAAGATGACGAGCGCGCCCTGCTCGCCTCGCGGGCGATCGAGATTCTGGTGAGCAAGAATTCCGGCGGCGCGATGCGCGCAAAGCTCGATGCGGCGCAGGCGCTCGCGATCCCGGTGGTGATGATCGCGCGCCCGCCGCCGCCAGCGAGCGGTCCCGTCGTCACCGATCGCGACGGCGCGCTGGCCTGGCTCGGGCGGCTTCATGACGCAAAACGCGGCGTGTAA
- the cobO gene encoding cob(I)yrinic acid a,c-diamide adenosyltransferase → MSETSETPESARHRARMAKRKAVQDAEVAAKTIEKGLLIVHTGRGKGKSTAAFGLALRMLGHQRRVGVVQFIKGAWQSGERAALARFDDLIEWHTLGEGFTWETQDRARDIAACAQAWAVSTRLLAREDIALVILDELNIALRYDYLALDQVLAAIAARPPMQHVVITGRNAKPELCAAADLVTEMTLTKHHFAAGVRAQQGIEF, encoded by the coding sequence ATGAGTGAGACTTCCGAAACGCCCGAAAGCGCCCGCCACCGCGCGCGCATGGCCAAACGCAAGGCGGTTCAGGACGCCGAGGTTGCGGCGAAAACCATCGAGAAGGGCCTCCTCATCGTCCATACCGGGCGAGGCAAGGGCAAATCGACTGCGGCCTTCGGCCTCGCTCTGCGCATGCTCGGCCATCAGCGGCGGGTCGGCGTCGTGCAATTCATCAAAGGCGCCTGGCAGAGCGGCGAGCGCGCCGCGTTGGCCCGTTTCGATGATCTCATCGAATGGCACACGCTTGGCGAAGGCTTCACCTGGGAAACCCAGGATCGCGCGCGCGACATCGCCGCCTGCGCGCAAGCCTGGGCCGTGAGCACCCGCCTGCTCGCGCGCGAAGACATCGCGCTCGTCATCCTCGACGAACTCAACATCGCCCTTCGCTATGATTATCTCGCGCTCGATCAGGTTCTCGCAGCGATCGCGGCGCGGCCACCCATGCAGCACGTCGTCATCACCGGGCGCAACGCGAAGCCCGAACTCTGCGCGGCGGCCGACCTGGTGACGGAAATGACGCTCACGAAACATCATTTCGCCGCCGGCGTGCGCGCGCAGCAGGGGATTGAGTTTTAA
- a CDS encoding precorrin-8X methylmutase — translation MSERDYLRDGAAIYERSFAIIRAEADLARFSQAEATIAVRMIHACGMVEIADDLLFHPDFCDAAIASLAAGKPIFCDANMVAEGVTRARLAAANPVICTLAEPGIAALAARLATTRSAAALDLWGERLAGALVVIGNAPTALFRLLEMLDAGAPRPAAVIGMPVGFVGAAESKAALAADRRVPFLVLPGRRGGSAMAAAAVNALAGLARR, via the coding sequence ATGAGCGAGCGAGACTATCTCCGCGACGGCGCTGCCATCTATGAGCGCTCGTTTGCGATCATTCGCGCCGAAGCCGATCTCGCGCGGTTTTCGCAAGCGGAAGCAACGATCGCAGTGCGCATGATCCACGCCTGCGGCATGGTCGAGATCGCCGATGATCTGCTGTTTCACCCCGATTTTTGTGATGCCGCGATCGCCTCACTTGCCGCCGGCAAGCCGATTTTCTGCGACGCCAACATGGTCGCGGAAGGGGTGACGCGCGCGCGCCTTGCGGCCGCCAATCCGGTGATCTGCACCCTCGCAGAGCCCGGCATCGCGGCGCTCGCGGCGCGGCTTGCAACCACACGATCCGCGGCGGCGCTCGATCTTTGGGGAGAGCGTCTGGCCGGTGCTCTCGTCGTCATCGGCAATGCGCCGACGGCGCTGTTTCGCCTTCTCGAAATGCTCGATGCCGGCGCGCCGCGGCCGGCGGCGGTGATCGGGATGCCGGTCGGCTTTGTCGGCGCCGCAGAGTCGAAAGCAGCCCTCGCCGCCGATCGCCGGGTGCCGTTCCTCGTCCTGCCCGGGCGGCGCGGCGGCAGCGCGATGGCGGCGGCGGCGGTGAATGCGCTTGCGGGGCTCGCGCGCCGATGA
- the cobU gene encoding bifunctional adenosylcobinamide kinase/adenosylcobinamide-phosphate guanylyltransferase: MARVTLILGGARSGKSAEGERLIARHPGPLAYIATAEAGDAEMAARIAAHRARRGPHWRTIEAPIALAAAISEAASLPTLVDCLTLWLSNLMLAGSDIALAAAALEEALFAHPAPIALVANEVGLGIVPDNALARRFRDEAGALNQRLAARADRVLMMVAGYPIEVKRP; encoded by the coding sequence ATGGCGCGGGTGACCCTTATTCTCGGCGGTGCGCGCTCGGGGAAAAGCGCCGAGGGCGAGCGCCTGATCGCGCGCCATCCCGGCCCGCTCGCCTATATCGCGACCGCCGAAGCCGGAGACGCCGAAATGGCGGCGCGGATCGCCGCCCACCGCGCCCGGCGCGGGCCACACTGGCGGACGATCGAGGCGCCGATCGCGCTCGCCGCGGCGATCAGCGAGGCGGCGTCCCTGCCGACCCTGGTCGATTGTTTGACGCTCTGGCTTTCCAATCTGATGCTCGCCGGCAGCGATATCGCGCTCGCGGCGGCGGCGCTCGAGGAGGCGCTTTTCGCCCATCCCGCGCCGATCGCGCTCGTCGCGAACGAGGTCGGGCTCGGCATCGTACCCGATAATGCGCTCGCGCGGCGATTCCGTGACGAGGCCGGCGCGCTCAATCAAAGACTTGCGGCCCGCGCCGATCGGGTGCTGATGATGGTCGCCGGCTATCCGATCGAGGTGAAACGCCCATGA
- a CDS encoding precorrin-2 C(20)-methyltransferase, with amino-acid sequence MRAGILRVIGVGPGDPELMTLKAARLCEAAGVVAYFAKRGERGHARAIAANHIRRDCEEIRLEYPLTTEIPSDDPRYRREIAAFYRDAAARLAGLLGAGHDIALLCEGDPIFYGSGLHLLERLDAEFATEIIPGVSGMSGCWARARLPLLRGSESLVVLPATLDAATLAAKLATVEAAVILKLGRNLSKVRKALEDAGRLDDAVYIERGTMAGECVMQLAARDPALPAPYFSLLIIAIRGGRR; translated from the coding sequence ATGAGGGCGGGCATCCTGCGGGTGATCGGCGTCGGCCCCGGCGATCCGGAATTGATGACGCTGAAGGCGGCGCGGCTCTGCGAGGCCGCCGGCGTCGTCGCCTATTTCGCCAAACGCGGCGAGCGCGGCCATGCCCGCGCCATCGCAGCCAACCATATCCGGCGCGATTGCGAGGAAATCCGCCTCGAATACCCGCTCACCACCGAAATTCCGAGCGACGATCCACGCTATCGGCGCGAGATCGCGGCGTTTTACAGGGATGCCGCGGCGCGGCTCGCGGGGCTGCTTGGCGCCGGGCACGACATTGCCCTGCTCTGCGAGGGCGATCCGATTTTCTATGGCTCTGGCCTTCATCTTCTCGAACGTCTCGATGCCGAGTTCGCGACCGAAATCATCCCTGGCGTCTCCGGCATGAGCGGCTGCTGGGCGCGGGCGCGGCTGCCTTTGCTGCGCGGCAGCGAATCCCTTGTGGTGTTGCCGGCAACCCTCGATGCGGCGACGCTGGCCGCCAAACTTGCCACCGTCGAGGCCGCCGTTATTCTGAAACTCGGGCGCAATCTCAGCAAGGTTCGCAAAGCTTTGGAGGATGCCGGCCGGCTCGATGACGCCGTCTATATCGAGCGCGGCACGATGGCGGGGGAGTGCGTGATGCAGCTTGCGGCGCGCGATCCGGCCTTACCCGCACCCTATTTCTCGCTGCTCATCATCGCCATACGCGGCGGCCGACGATGA